The Vanacampus margaritifer isolate UIUO_Vmar chromosome 15, RoL_Vmar_1.0, whole genome shotgun sequence genome contains the following window.
tttttataacTGAAGTAAttagcagatttttttaaaattaaaaatgctcATAATTCCAATAACACCAGtctaatatatttttctttattcatatttttttgtggattaCCATCTCGGGTTAGCAAATATAGTTATTTTCCCCTGAGTCCTACATGTACTTTTGTTCTGAACAGTTATGGCAGGTTAATCTGAAATCATAATTTCTTCCTGCAGGGAAATGTACAGAGTGACGGAAGGACTGCAAAGAGAGAAGCAAAGCCTCATGAAGCAACTCGACCTCCTCAGGTACATCAATACAACACTTCTATTCATTTTTTAGCCTTctttgcactttgttttttctctttcaggGAGATGAACAAACATCTAAAGGACGAGCGGGACATCTGCTCCGGTGTGGTAAGTCtatctttttaaattataatcaCATAAATGGAAACGTTTCAAACatgttgttttctttaaaaaaaaatttttaaaaaacagccgAGAGCATCTCTGAGGAAGAAACAGAAGCAGCGAGCTGGCCTGGCCAACATATTTGATGACAGCAGCCAACCTGCCAAAAGGTAACTCCCCATCATTATCATGTcataaaagaggaaaaacagaggatatttctttttttttggtaacgtAAGCCATTCATTTAACATTTGAGGACATCCTCTGTTTCTCCCGTTTCCAAAGATCTCCTCTGTTGCTGGATGGCTCCTACCAGTGTCTGGAGGCCTTGCCTATAGAGCACCTTCAAATCGTGTTTGTTGCTTCCTCCTCCTGTAGTGAGGATGACGCAATCACCGTCAATTCCGTGAAGAAGGGCGCCGGATTGTCCAACGGCTACGGCGGGCTCGCCCCTCCCAAATCTCACAACGTGAGGACCAAGGCCAAGAAGGGCATCGCCAGGTCCTCCAGTCTTAGGAGGAGTGCCAGAGATCGGGCCAGGAGGCCCGAGACCAAGCCCGACGTTGTGGATGAGGTGCTAGACTCTCCACCGGGCGGGTGGCCCCTCCGTCGGGTCATCTCCATCGAAGAGGACCACCTGCCTCACCTCCTCCAGGGGGGGCCGCAGCTCCTCCTGCACCAGCTCAGCGAGGAGGAAGACGTCGAGGAGGCGCACAGCGATTTGGAATGCAGCGTGCTCACCGGGAAAGCGTGCCAAGTTTTTCAGGCGAAGAAGACACCCAGGTCGCCGAGGGGGCAGCCGGTCGGGAAGGAGACCCAGCACGTAGGTGACATCACGACTTTTTCAAGCCACTTGTGTCCCCTGTAAATAGATTTCTGCATTGATTGATTTTCTTTCACTGAAGGTGTCAGAAGTGCCCGTGTTAGGCCCTAGTCGTCTGTTTAAGGTGGTCCTGGTGGGCAACTCCAGCGTAGGCAAGACGTCGCTTCTACGGTCCTTCTGTGAGGGACAGTTCCACCCATCCACCACAGCAACTGTGGGtcagtctctcttttttttttttctcccaaaagcTGCTAACGCGAGTGCAAGTCACATGAAAAGGCTTGTAAAGTCACACTGAAGATTATGTCAGGCGGGATTAATTTCTCACTTCCATCTTTCCCACTccttcccccccccttttttttttaaaaccttggCATTGAAATTAAAGTGTTACATAGGAGCCTTCACTCTACaaaattctttaaaacaaaaaatccccccccccccattatcaAATCAAtactaataaataaacaatattaatatatatattttgataaacattttgttttttctaaatttaacagtaaataatggaaaaatacaatatttcataataaagtaatacatgacatttttcattttcttaattTCTCAGTGCTTAAtgaagcataattttttttaaataaaattatatatattttccttaaTTTCGCActgtgtactgtaaaaaatagtatcaatttttcatttaataattattgaacataaaataattttcttaatgcgttccatttttcaaaattttggaatgatggggaaaacaaaatatttcacaaaaatatcaattttatctgcttttttcccccagagttgtttgtaaaaaaataaaaataaaacctgaaTAAtacaataccttttttttctatttttcctaAATTCTCAATGACGAAGgggcaacaaaatatttttttgttttgtttttacatgtgcATTTTCCCATTTACTAATGCACTACTCTTGACTCTTGATCAGGGATCGACTTCAGCGTGAAGACGTTAACCTTGAACAATATGCAAATCGCGATGCAGCTTTGGGACACGGCAGGTCAAGAGAGGTGAGCAACCATCATTCATTTTCCGCCCCCGTTTCATCTCCCGACGCGTCCTGTGCAATTTACAAACTCAGCAGAAAGTGCAAATAAATCAGCAGGACGGGCTTTGGAAATTGTCAGCGCTCTGGCAGCGGCCCGCGTCCTATTAGTGGAGGGTTATGGCGGTTCACAGTGTTGTTGGCACAGGTACCGCAGCATCACCAAGCAGTTCTTTCGCAAGGCCGACGGCGTGGTGGTGATGTACGACGTCACGCTGGAGGAGAGTTTCAAGGCTGTGCGACCCTGGCTCGCCAACGTCAAGGTCTGGCCTCAGGAACGCCCCTCCTCTTACTTTCACATCTTTTTTTGCCATGTCagcgctttctttttttcagaatgCTGCAGGAG
Protein-coding sequences here:
- the cracr2ab gene encoding EF-hand calcium-binding domain-containing protein 4B isoform X3 is translated as MQSPGLRAKEAFYQSQWEAKLSGGEDEEERHFCMLLDSLGASNVFEDPHEVRSLWAQLRRDEPHLLSNFEEFLARVTHQIKEAHQEKRDMESALQRKAATHDDEIRHLYEEMEAQIKTEKDRLLMKDSERLQSRSQDLEDQLSSKERELELLFQKQKRLELECCELSSEKQESHVENVKLKVTNEGLARALESTSQELLVAQDQLAVLQEQAARLHQQKEMEMYRVTEGLQREKQSLMKQLDLLREMNKHLKDERDICSGVPRASLRKKQKQRAGLANIFDDSSQPAKRSPLLLDGSYQCLEALPIEHLQIVFVASSSCSEDDAITVNSVKKGAGLSNGYGGLAPPKSHNVRTKAKKGIARSSSLRRSARDRARRPETKPDVVDEVLDSPPGGWPLRRVISIEEDHLPHLLQGGPQLLLHQLSEEEDVEEAHSDLECSVLTGKACQVFQAKKTPRSPRGQPVGKETQHVSEVPVLGPSRLFKVVLVGNSSVGKTSLLRSFCEGQFHPSTTATVGIDFSVKTLTLNNMQIAMQLWDTAGQERYRSITKQFFRKADGVVVMYDVTLEESFKAVRPWLANVKNAAGESVQILVLGNKMDMDGDREVSFKEAEQLAQESKVMFYEVSAYTGKNVTESLTHLARLLMEQEDRVRDTTVILSAQPLKKKACCK